GTGGGCCGCCTCTGCCTGCCGGACGACGGCCTCCGGGGTGAGCGCCTCCTCGTGCCGCAGGCGGTACCAGTCCACGTCCGCGTCGGGCTCCCGCACGTACTCCAGGTCCGTGCGATCGGCATCCCCGACGTAGAAGAGATAGCCCAGCACCCTGACGGAAGAGCGTTGTTGGCCGTCGCCGAGCAGGGCGGCCACCGGCACGTCGAGATGCTGGCCGAGCAGGTCGAGCAGCGCCGACTCGACGGCGGTGACGGCGTGCACCGTCGTCCGCAGGTCGAAGGTCTGGGCACCGCGCCCGCCGGCGTCCCGGTCGCCGAACCGGTCCCCGATGGCACGCAGCACCCGCTGGAAGTCGCCCACCTTCGCACCGAGCACGAGGGGCTCGGCGTCGCGGAGCGTCCGGGTGATCCGCTCCCCGCCGGGCACCTCGCCGAGTCCGGTCCGCCCCTCGGAGTCCTTGAGCACGACCACGTTGCGGGTGAAATAGGGCCCGTGGGCACCCGAGAGGTTCAGCTCCATGCAGTCCCGCCCCGCGACGGGATAGACGGAGAACTCGGTGACGGTCGGCTGCTGACTGCTCATCAAAGTCCTTGTGTACGAGGGGGACCGCGACCGGCGACCCCGGGGGAGGGCGTCGAGGCCCACTCGACCACGAGGGCGCCGACCGGGCGGTGCGACGCGTCAGGCGGCCCGGCGTACCGCTCCCACGAGCGCCAGGCCGGTGTCGAGGACGTGCTCCAGTTCGGCGAGGTCCGCCGGTCCCGGGTCGGTGAGGGGTGCGCGCACCGGGCCGACCGGCAGACCGCGCAGCCGGGCCGCGGCCTTGACCAGCGAGACCGCGTACCCGGGCACCCGGTCGCGCAGGGCGACGAACGGGACGTAGAAGTCGCGCAGCAGTTTGTTCACCGTCGCGTCGTCGCCCGCGCGCAGGGCGGCGAAGCAGGCGTCGGCGATCTCGGGGGCGAAGGCGTGCACGGCCGACGAGTAGGCGGGGACGCCGACGGTGGCGTAGGCGCGGGCCTGGATCTCGGCGGTGGCCGCCCCGTTGAAGAAGAGGAATCCGTCGGGCGCGGCGAGGGTGAGGCGCTGGAGCCGGTCGAGGTCGCTGTGCCCGTCCTTGAGCCCGACGACAGTGGGGATCTCCGCGATGGCGCGCAGACCCCCGGGGGTGAAGGCGACCGGCCCGCGCTGGTACGCGATCAGGGGCAGTCGGGTGCCCGCGGCGATCCGGCGCAGCTGCTCGACCAGCCCCTCCTCGGGCGCCTCGACGAGATAGTGCGGCAGCACCAGCAGGGCGTCCGCGCCGGCCTCCTCGGCGATCCGGGCGAACCGCAGCGCCTGCGCCCAGCCGTATCCGACGCCGGCGACCACCGGCAGCCGGCCGTCCGCGACCGCGACCGTGTCGGTGACCACCGAGCGGTACTCGTCCTCGTCCAGCGCGCTGAACTCGCCGGTCCCGCAGGCGGGGAACACGGCGCCGGGTCCGGTGGCCAACTGGCGTGCCAGATAAGCCCGGTAGGACTCCGGGTCCAGATCGCCGTCGCCGGTGAAGCTGGTGAGCGGGAACGACAGCACGCCGTGCGCCATGCCCTCCCGCAGCCGCTGGACCACGTGCTCCGTCCGCGCGTCGAACCCTGCCATGATGCTCATCCCCGTATGCAGATGACGTCTATGTATGAGAACAGAGATTAGGTTCGTGAATCGCTCCGGTCAATATGGGAGGCGGCACGGATTTACGATGGGCGCCATGCCGGAGAGCCCAGGAGTGCGCGGAGTGAAGTCGGCGGCCCGCACCGTCGCGCTGCTGGAACTGCTCGCCGACCGCGGCGACCGGCCGGCGCGTCTCGACGAACTGGCCGGGGCGCTCGACGTGCCGCGCAGCAGCATGTACCAACTGCTGCAGACCCTCGTCGACTGCGGCTGGGTGCGCTCCGACACCACCGGCTCGCTGTACGGCATCGGCATCCGTGCCCTGCTCACGGGCACCAGCTACCTGGACAGCGACCGCCGGGTCCGCGCGGCCCGCCCCCACCTCGACGAGGCCTCCGAGGCACTCGGCGAGACCCTCCACCTCGGCCGGCTCGACGGTGGCGACGTCGTCTACCTCGCCACCCGGGAATCGCACGAGTACGCGCGCACCATCAACCGCGTCGGCCGCCGCGTCCCGGCGCACGCCACCGCGCTCGGCAAGGCCCTGCTCGCCGAGCGCCCCGACGGTGACCTGCCCCTGCCCGCCGAGCCGCTGGCCGCCCTCACGGCCGGCACCCACACACTCCGCGCCGACCTGCTCGCCGATCTGGCCGGCGTGCGGGAGCGCGGCTACTCCGTCGACCGCGAGGAGACGGTGACCGGCATCGTGGGCTTCGGTTTCGCCCTGCGCTACGACACACCGGCCGCCGACGCCATCAGCTGCTCGGTCCCGGTGGCCCGGCTCACCGCGGAGCACGAGGCCCGCGTCGTCGCCGTCATGCGGGAGACGCGGGCCGCCATCGAGACCCTCCGGTCACCCGCCGCGGGCACACCGGACTGGCGCTGACCTCGGCGCACACGCGCAGGACCGCGCCGGGGCGGGGGACGGCCACCGGCGCGGTCAAGGGGGTCAGGGCTTCGACGCCGTGGCGGCGGAGCCCTCCGGGTGCGGGCCGAA
The window above is part of the Streptomyces sp. NBC_01428 genome. Proteins encoded here:
- a CDS encoding 5-dehydro-4-deoxyglucarate dehydratase; the protein is MAGFDARTEHVVQRLREGMAHGVLSFPLTSFTGDGDLDPESYRAYLARQLATGPGAVFPACGTGEFSALDEDEYRSVVTDTVAVADGRLPVVAGVGYGWAQALRFARIAEEAGADALLVLPHYLVEAPEEGLVEQLRRIAAGTRLPLIAYQRGPVAFTPGGLRAIAEIPTVVGLKDGHSDLDRLQRLTLAAPDGFLFFNGAATAEIQARAYATVGVPAYSSAVHAFAPEIADACFAALRAGDDATVNKLLRDFYVPFVALRDRVPGYAVSLVKAAARLRGLPVGPVRAPLTDPGPADLAELEHVLDTGLALVGAVRRAA
- a CDS encoding IclR family transcriptional regulator — its product is MPESPGVRGVKSAARTVALLELLADRGDRPARLDELAGALDVPRSSMYQLLQTLVDCGWVRSDTTGSLYGIGIRALLTGTSYLDSDRRVRAARPHLDEASEALGETLHLGRLDGGDVVYLATRESHEYARTINRVGRRVPAHATALGKALLAERPDGDLPLPAEPLAALTAGTHTLRADLLADLAGVRERGYSVDREETVTGIVGFGFALRYDTPAADAISCSVPVARLTAEHEARVVAVMRETRAAIETLRSPAAGTPDWR